One window of the Manihot esculenta cultivar AM560-2 chromosome 14, M.esculenta_v8, whole genome shotgun sequence genome contains the following:
- the LOC110631165 gene encoding E3 ubiquitin-protein ligase AIRP2: protein MMDYYELAARSSYQESLKVLEADIHHANVLAASIPRGKNGSCLQMKLVYNHLAPICLLLLQWMDCSCTCLLSSYLNLLHIVLYQVCSDGTPNISSCRRKATIREFYAVILPSLQRLHCDSMELDMAKEEGTAEVVVKKRLEERRKLTDMDIEREDECGICLEPCTKMVVPSCCHTMCINCYRDWNTRSESCPFCRGSLKRVNSGDLWVLTCIKDVVDSETVLREDMLRFYLYINSLPKDIPDALFLMYYEYLI from the exons ATGATGGATTACTATGAGCTTGCTGCTAGGTCTTCTTACCAAGAGTCCCTTAAGGTTCTTGAGGCTGATATCCACCACGCTAATGTGTT GGCAGCTTCTATACCAAGAGGCAAGAATGGTTCTTGTCTGCAAATGAAACTGGTTTACAATCACTTGGCACCCATTTGTCTGCTGTTACTCCAGTGGATGGATTGTTCATGTACATGTCTACTTTCAAGTTATTTAAATCTTCTCCACATAGTCTTATATCAG GTATGCTCTGATGGGACACCAAATATCTCTTCATGTAGAAGGAAAGCAACCATTAGAGAATTCTATG CTGTTATATTACCATCACTTCAACGTCTCCACTGTGATTCAATGGAGTTGGATATGGCTAAGGAAGAAGGTACTGCAGAGGTGGTTGTTAAAAAGAGACTAGAGGAAAGGAGGAAACTCACGGATATGGATATAGAGAGGGAAGATGAATGTGGGATCTGCTTGGAGCCTTGCACAAAAATGGTAGTGCCAAGCTGTTGCCACACAATGTGCATCAACTGCTACCGTGACTG GAATACAAGATCAGAATCTTGCCCATTTTGCCGGGGAAGTCTGAAAAGAGTAAACTCAGGTGACTTGTGGGTTCTTACATGCATTAAGGATGTGGTTGACTCTGAAACTGTGTTAAGAGAGGATATGTTAAGATTCTATCTCTATATAAACAGCTTGCCTAAGGATATCCCTGATGCTTTATTCTTGATGTACTATGAATACCTTATCTAA
- the LOC110600431 gene encoding uncharacterized protein LOC110600431 isoform X1 has product MEKTTAATLVLLLFTIFLQQALFQAFGEDAAERMVQQGKEHAHEVHCSRERSKAAWKILEEYLMPFVERENYQISSKCRLHPDNDLFRDQEQHKIHVDINEWKCGYCKKSFRAERYLDQHFDNRHYNLLNVSEGKCLADLCGALHCDFVMNSKSPRTKCNPAAVAKNRHLCESLADRCFPLNQGRSASHLHELFLHQFCDAHTCSGKKKHFPKGGKKQTSVIYLAVSILTLMLLPLFYLIVYLYQREMRQGKQELRRITRVGQKTKPS; this is encoded by the exons atggaGAAAACCACAGCAGCGACTCTTGTTCTTCTGTTATTTACAATTTTCCTGCAACAAGCGCTATTCCAG GCATTTGGAGAAGATGCTGCTGAAAG AATGGTTCAGCAAGGAAAAGAGCATGCACATGAAGTACATTGCTCTAGAGAAAGAAGTAAGGCTGCCTGGAAAATTCTAGAGGAG TATCTGATGCCATTTGTTGAGCGGGAAAATTACCAGATCTCCAGTAAGTGTAGACTTCATCCGGACAATGATCTCTTCAGGGATCAAGAGCAGCACAAAATTCACGTGGACATAAATGAATGGAAGTGTGGATATTGTAAGAAGAGCTTCCGAGCTGAAAGATATCTCGATCAGCATTTTGACAATAGGCACTACAATCTTCTAAATGTT AGTGAGGGGAAGTGCTTGGCTGATTTATGTGGTGCCTTGCATTGTGACTTTGTGATGAATTCCAAATCACCAAGGACAAAATGCAATCCTGCCGCTGTTGCAAAAAATCGCCACCTTTGTGAG AGTCTTGCAGATAGATGTTTTCCTCTTAATCAAGGCCGTTCAGCAAGCCACCTGCATG AATTGTTTTTGCACCAATTCTGTGATGCGCACACTTGCTCAGGGAAAAAAAAGCATTTTCCCAAAGGTGGCAAG AAGCAAACAAGTGTTATCTACCTGGCTGTGTCAATACTGACTTTGATGCTTCTGCCTCTGTTCTATcttattgtttatttatatCAAAG AGAAATGAGGCAGGGAAAACAAGAGTTGAGACGAATCACTCGAGTTGGACAGAAGACAAAGCCATCATAG
- the LOC110600431 gene encoding uncharacterized protein LOC110600431 isoform X2 — translation MEKTTAATLVLLLFTIFLQQALFQAFGEDAAERMVQQGKEHAHEVHCSRERSKAAWKILEEYLMPFVERENYQISSKCRLHPDNDLFRDQEQHKIHVDINEWKCGYCKKSFRAERYLDQHFDNRHYNLLNVSEGKCLADLCGALHCDFVMNSKSPRTKCNPAAVAKNRHLCESLADRCFPLNQGRSASHLHEANKCYLPGCVNTDFDASASVLSYCLFISKRNEAGKTRVETNHSSWTEDKAIIVNRQ, via the exons atggaGAAAACCACAGCAGCGACTCTTGTTCTTCTGTTATTTACAATTTTCCTGCAACAAGCGCTATTCCAG GCATTTGGAGAAGATGCTGCTGAAAG AATGGTTCAGCAAGGAAAAGAGCATGCACATGAAGTACATTGCTCTAGAGAAAGAAGTAAGGCTGCCTGGAAAATTCTAGAGGAG TATCTGATGCCATTTGTTGAGCGGGAAAATTACCAGATCTCCAGTAAGTGTAGACTTCATCCGGACAATGATCTCTTCAGGGATCAAGAGCAGCACAAAATTCACGTGGACATAAATGAATGGAAGTGTGGATATTGTAAGAAGAGCTTCCGAGCTGAAAGATATCTCGATCAGCATTTTGACAATAGGCACTACAATCTTCTAAATGTT AGTGAGGGGAAGTGCTTGGCTGATTTATGTGGTGCCTTGCATTGTGACTTTGTGATGAATTCCAAATCACCAAGGACAAAATGCAATCCTGCCGCTGTTGCAAAAAATCGCCACCTTTGTGAG AGTCTTGCAGATAGATGTTTTCCTCTTAATCAAGGCCGTTCAGCAAGCCACCTGCATG AAGCAAACAAGTGTTATCTACCTGGCTGTGTCAATACTGACTTTGATGCTTCTGCCTCTGTTCTATcttattgtttatttatatCAAAG AGAAATGAGGCAGGGAAAACAAGAGTTGAGACGAATCACTCGAGTTGGACAGAAGACAAAGCCATCATAGTTAACAG GCAGTAA
- the LOC110630795 gene encoding elongator complex protein 3, with protein sequence MATAMISETKKAPRPGRGGYQAHGMTEEEARVRAIAEIVNSMVELSRKNQTVDLNAIKSAACRKYGLARAPKLVEMIAALPESERDSLLPKLRAKPVRTASGIAVVAVMSKPHRCPHIATTGNICVYCPGGPDSDFEYSTQSYTGYEPTSMRAIRARYNPYVQARSRIDQLKRLGHSVDKVEFILMGGTFMSLPADYRDYFIRNLHDALSGHTSANVEEAVAYSEHSATKCIGMTIETRPDYCLGPHLRQMLSYGCTRLEIGVQSTYEDVARDTNRGHTVAAVADCFCLAKDAGFKVVAHMMPDLPNVGVERDLESFREFFESPLFRADGLKIYPTLVIRGTGLYELWKTGRYRNYPPEQLVDIVARILAMVPPWTRVYRVQRDIPMPLVTSGVEKGNLRELALARMDDLGLKCRDVRTREAGIQDIHHKIKPEEVELVRRDYTANEGWETFISYEDARQDILVGLLRLRKCGCNVSCPELMGKCSIVRELHVYGTAVPVHGRDADKLQHQGYGTLLMEEAERIARREHRSTKIAVISGVGTRHYYRKLGYELEGPYMVKSLEAC encoded by the exons ATGGCGACGGCAATGATCTCGGAGACCAAAAAGGCGCCGCGGCCGGGGCGGGGCGGATACCAAGCTCACGGCATGACTGAAGAGGAAGCTCGTGTACGAGCCATAGCAGAAATCGTCAACTCCATGGTGGAACTCTCGCGAAAGAACCAAACTGTGGACCTCAATGCTATTAAATCCGCCGCCTGCCGCAAGTACGGCCTCGCGCGAGCCCCGAAACTCGTGGAGATGATCGCAGCTCTTCCGGAGTCCGAACGAGACTCGCTACTTCCTAAGCTCCGCGCCAAGCCTGTCCGTACTGCCTCCGGAATCGCGGTCGTGGCCGTCATGTCGAAACCACATCGGTGCCCCCATATTGCAACAACGGGAAACATTTGCGTTTATTGTCCTGGTGGACCGGACTCAGATTTTGAGTACAGCACACAATCCTACACTGGCTATGAACCTACTAGCATGCGTGCAATTCGAGCCAG ATATAACCCATATGTTCAGGCTAGAAGCAGGATTGATCAACTTAAGCGGTTGGGCCACAGTGTAGATAAG GTTGAGTTCATATTGATGGGTGGTACTTTCATGTCATTGCCAGCGGACTACCGTGATTACTTTATAAGGAATCTTCATGATGCTTTGTCAGGACACACTTCTGCCAATGTTGAAGAGGCAGTTGCTTACTCTGAGCATAGTGCCACAAAGTGTATTGGCATGACAATTGAAAC GAGGCCAGATTACTGCCTCGGACCTCATCTACGTCAAATGCTTTCTTATGGTTGTACGCGATTGGAGATTGGAGTTCAAAGCACATATGAGGATGTTGCTCGGGATACTAATAGAGGACACACAGTAGCAGCTGTTGCTGATTGTTTTTGCTTGGCAAAGGATGCTGGGTTCAAG GTTGTTGCTCATATGATGCCTGATCTTCCAAATGTTGGAGTAGAGAGGGACCTTGAAAGTTTTAGGGAGTTCTTTGAGAGTCCTTTATTTAGAGCAGATGGGCTGAAAATTTACCCCACACTTGTAATTCGAGGAACTGGACTTTATGAGCTTTGGAAAACTGGCAG ATATAGAAATTACCCACCTGAGCAACTCGTAGATATTGTAGCTCGGATCCTAGCCATGGTGCCCCCTTGGACACGTGTTTATAGAGTTCAACGGGATATTCCTATGCCATTGGTTACATCTGGGGTTGAGAAGGGAAATCTCAGGGAGCTAGCTTTAGCTCGAATGGATGACTTGGGTTTAAAATGCCGTGATGTCCGTACACGTGAGGCTGGAATCCAG GACATTCATCACAAAATTAAGCCGGAAGAAGTTGAGCTCGTTCGCCGTGATTATACAGCAAATGAAGGTTGGGAAACATTTATTTCATACGAGGATGCAAGACAG GATATCCTTGTTGGTTTGTTACGATTGCGAAAGTGTGGTTGCAATGTTTCTTGTCCAGAGCTCATGGGCAAGTGCTCTATTGTTCGTGAACTCCACGTATATGGGACTGCTGTTCCTGTTCATGGGCGTGATGCAGACAAGTTGCAACACCAG GGTTATGGTACTCTATTAATGGAAGAGGCAGAGCGGATTGCTCGCAGGGAGCATAGATCAACTAAAATAGCAGTGATTTCGGGCGTGGGAACCCGTCATTATTATAGGAAACTTGGCTATGAGCTTGAAGGCCCCTACATGGTTAAATCTCTCGAGGCTTGCTAA